In a single window of the Planctomycetia bacterium genome:
- a CDS encoding glycosyltransferase family 39 protein codes for MTEGPHLADHEVIVAQTARQIVDSNHWLVPHYLDTPFLVKPPLPAWTVATLSEFFPTDSMTGHAVTDVTARLPSFAATVLTILIVRRLARRMFDTRTADIAAFVTATSFGMLLFSVNATAEAMLTLLCTWAFAEFWYSQTAESPREGRSHLIRFYIALGLAMLAKGPMPMAMVCLPIAFWWWAQRSIRLVAAGGPATIGPALMKGIREFGSRFLMSLRRHGLWWGIPLFLLVFLPWMIFVAGREPYAWRLWDYEFLDRARGSYPGCKWGKLHYYFPILFGMLLPWCLSLPEAIAAPFLRKYSGHRRPLIYAWCWVVVPFLFATMMSFKKPYYILPIVPGCSLLLAVVLERLFFRTEKFNARLMWGILAAILSIIASIPIVGWFLLPKMYPEEWHGPAPLQGIVICIAILIGLSLSATWFVRGLRRRSLVGIGLTSLVAFAVTWCLMGPQLSNIDDPLALVKKLHAAGIDDATPLYWASNRPDGRVTFYGGRELRQVVDPYRLIAEHRDRADGDDLRMMVAARILDLLRGSTTVYMVMQREDYQLLMSIMRPPSRILFSLDRGEIGEDGEDWLVITNENVDPSLSAVEKCRDGNPVHHFGRRPLYASMWCQLPRHRL; via the coding sequence TTGACTGAAGGGCCGCATCTCGCGGATCACGAGGTCATCGTCGCGCAGACTGCCCGGCAGATCGTCGATTCAAATCATTGGCTCGTACCTCATTACCTGGACACGCCATTTCTGGTGAAGCCGCCGCTGCCCGCCTGGACGGTGGCGACACTGTCGGAGTTTTTTCCAACGGATTCGATGACTGGACACGCCGTCACAGATGTGACTGCGCGGCTGCCCTCGTTCGCGGCAACCGTACTGACCATCCTGATTGTCCGACGGCTTGCGCGAAGGATGTTCGACACTCGCACGGCGGACATCGCCGCCTTCGTCACTGCGACCTCGTTCGGCATGCTTCTGTTCAGCGTCAACGCCACGGCCGAGGCGATGCTGACACTGTTGTGCACGTGGGCCTTTGCGGAGTTCTGGTACTCGCAGACGGCCGAGAGCCCGAGAGAAGGGCGGTCGCATCTGATTCGCTTTTATATCGCGCTGGGATTGGCCATGCTGGCGAAAGGGCCGATGCCGATGGCCATGGTTTGCCTGCCCATCGCGTTCTGGTGGTGGGCCCAGCGAAGTATTCGGCTTGTGGCCGCGGGCGGACCGGCGACCATAGGGCCGGCATTGATGAAGGGGATCAGGGAATTTGGGTCGCGTTTTTTGATGTCACTGCGCCGTCACGGTCTTTGGTGGGGCATTCCGCTGTTTTTGTTAGTGTTCCTGCCGTGGATGATCTTCGTTGCCGGGAGGGAGCCTTATGCGTGGCGGCTCTGGGACTATGAGTTTCTCGATCGAGCCAGGGGGAGCTATCCGGGATGCAAGTGGGGCAAGCTGCATTACTACTTCCCGATCCTGTTTGGGATGCTGCTTCCGTGGTGTCTGTCGCTTCCGGAGGCGATCGCAGCGCCATTCCTTCGGAAATACTCGGGACATCGCAGGCCACTGATCTACGCATGGTGCTGGGTCGTCGTCCCGTTCTTGTTTGCGACGATGATGAGCTTCAAGAAGCCCTATTACATCCTTCCGATTGTGCCGGGCTGCTCGCTGTTGCTGGCTGTCGTGCTTGAGCGGCTGTTCTTCAGGACGGAGAAGTTCAATGCGCGACTGATGTGGGGCATCCTTGCGGCGATCTTGTCGATCATCGCGTCGATCCCGATTGTCGGGTGGTTTCTTCTGCCGAAGATGTACCCCGAAGAATGGCACGGCCCGGCTCCTCTGCAGGGAATCGTGATCTGCATCGCGATCCTGATCGGTCTGTCGTTGTCGGCGACATGGTTCGTCCGCGGCCTTCGCCGGCGAAGTCTTGTGGGGATCGGCCTGACGTCGCTGGTGGCGTTTGCCGTCACCTGGTGTCTGATGGGGCCGCAATTGTCCAACATCGACGATCCACTGGCCCTGGTCAAGAAGCTCCATGCCGCCGGCATCGACGACGCCACGCCGCTTTACTGGGCGAGTAACCGGCCGGACGGGAGAGTGACCTTCTATGGCGGCCGCGAACTGCGGCAGGTGGTTGATCCGTATCGTCTCATTGCCGAGCACCGCGACCGCGCTGATGGAGACGATCTTCGCATGATGGTGGCGGCGCGTATTTTAGATCTGCTAAGAGGGTCGACAACGGTTTACATGGTGATGCAGCGCGAGGACTACCAATTGCTTATGAGTATCATGCGCCCGCCGTCGCGGATTCTTTTCAGCCTCGATCGCGGTGAGATCGGCGAGGACGGCGAGGATTGGCTGGTCATCACGAACGAGAACGTAGATCCATCGTTATCCGCTGTTGAGAAGTGTCGCGATGGTAATCCCGTGCATCACTTTGGGCGGCGCCCTTTGTATGCAAGCATGTGGTGCCAACTACCTCGTCACCGGCTATGA
- the aroF gene encoding 3-deoxy-7-phosphoheptulonate synthase: MLIVMEKSATPAQIKAVCQRIEELGYKPHEIPGSIRTAIGITGNQGAVSAEQFLLLPGVGECVPVSKPYKLVSWEVKPEATIVDVRGAKVGDGSLAVMAGPCSVESRDQVFKTAELVAASGARFFRGGAFKPRTSPYAFQGLKEEGLQLLAEVKKNFDLRIVTEVKDSETLDAVAEVADVLQIGARNMQNFSLLEAAGRIRKPVLLKRGISATLQELFMAAEYLLALGNYQVILCERGIRTFETMTRNTFDLSAVVLIKHYTHLPVIADPSHGVGISWAVPPLARASVIAGADGIMVETHPQPDKALSDGQQALSFEVYRQLAVEMAELAEWRAKRR; this comes from the coding sequence ATGCTGATCGTGATGGAAAAATCCGCGACCCCCGCCCAGATCAAAGCCGTTTGTCAACGGATTGAGGAGTTGGGTTACAAGCCGCACGAGATACCCGGCTCGATCCGAACGGCGATCGGTATTACCGGCAACCAGGGGGCGGTATCCGCGGAGCAATTCCTACTACTGCCCGGCGTCGGGGAATGCGTGCCGGTTTCAAAGCCGTACAAGCTGGTCAGTTGGGAGGTCAAGCCGGAAGCCACGATTGTGGACGTGCGCGGCGCGAAAGTGGGCGATGGTTCATTGGCCGTGATGGCGGGCCCATGCTCGGTGGAGTCGCGCGATCAGGTCTTCAAGACGGCGGAGCTTGTCGCCGCCAGCGGCGCGAGGTTTTTTCGCGGCGGGGCGTTCAAGCCGCGCACTTCGCCTTATGCCTTCCAGGGATTGAAGGAGGAGGGCCTTCAGCTTCTCGCCGAGGTGAAGAAGAACTTCGACTTGCGCATCGTGACCGAGGTCAAGGACAGCGAGACACTGGACGCAGTCGCCGAGGTGGCCGACGTTCTCCAGATCGGTGCGCGGAACATGCAGAATTTCTCGCTGCTTGAGGCCGCGGGCCGGATCCGCAAGCCGGTCCTGCTCAAGCGCGGCATCAGCGCCACGCTGCAGGAATTGTTCATGGCGGCTGAGTACCTTCTCGCTCTGGGGAACTATCAGGTCATCCTTTGCGAGCGTGGCATTCGTACATTTGAGACGATGACCCGAAATACGTTTGATCTGTCGGCCGTCGTCCTAATCAAACATTACACCCACCTTCCGGTCATCGCCGATCCTTCGCACGGTGTGGGCATCAGTTGGGCGGTACCGCCGCTCGCTCGTGCCTCAGTCATCGCTGGCGCCGACGGCATCATGGTCGAAACTCATCCACAGCCCGACAAGGCCCTTTCCGACGGCCAGCAGGCCCTTTCCTTTGAGGTTTACCGGCAGCTTGCCGTCGAAATGGCGGAGCTGGCGGAATGGCGCGCGAAGCGGCGCTAA
- a CDS encoding LOG family protein, producing MLTTEERAARDAAIEEFVRKYAPGLDSDLYASMIKTVCRMSRDATSRADVKLVDKALAELRYGFKTFAPYEDIPKVSIFGSARTKEDAPEYLQAIQFAQRMRESNWMVITGAGDGIMKAGHGGAGVEASFGVAIRLPFEQKTNEIIADDKKLVNFKYFFTRKLMFTKEAKAVVLFPGGFGTQDEGFEVLTLVQTGKANLVPIVMVDAPGGTYWQHWRTYVKAELLHTGMISAEDMNLIKVTDDVEVAVQEILTFYRRFHSYRYVRDTLIIRLNESLPKEAILHIQEQFSDIISSGSIELTGPLPEEGDDVPEKPRLVMNFNRRSHGRLRQMINYINTVGTPSIAAAH from the coding sequence ATGTTGACGACCGAGGAGAGGGCGGCCCGTGACGCGGCGATTGAGGAATTCGTCCGCAAGTACGCGCCGGGCCTCGATTCCGACCTTTACGCCAGCATGATCAAGACGGTCTGCCGGATGTCGCGCGACGCGACGAGCCGTGCCGACGTGAAGCTGGTGGACAAGGCCCTTGCCGAGTTGCGGTACGGATTCAAGACCTTTGCTCCGTACGAAGATATTCCCAAGGTATCCATCTTCGGCTCGGCGCGGACCAAGGAAGACGCGCCGGAGTATCTGCAGGCGATTCAATTCGCCCAGCGGATGCGCGAGTCGAACTGGATGGTCATCACCGGGGCTGGCGACGGCATCATGAAGGCCGGCCACGGCGGCGCGGGCGTCGAAGCGAGCTTCGGCGTGGCGATTCGGTTGCCCTTCGAGCAGAAGACAAACGAGATCATCGCCGACGACAAGAAGCTGGTGAACTTCAAGTATTTCTTCACGCGAAAACTGATGTTCACGAAGGAAGCCAAGGCCGTCGTCCTGTTTCCCGGGGGCTTCGGTACGCAGGACGAAGGCTTTGAGGTGCTGACGCTGGTGCAGACCGGCAAGGCGAACCTGGTTCCCATCGTGATGGTGGACGCGCCGGGCGGAACCTACTGGCAACACTGGCGGACGTACGTGAAGGCCGAACTCCTCCACACCGGCATGATCAGCGCCGAGGATATGAACCTGATCAAGGTGACGGACGACGTCGAGGTGGCGGTTCAGGAGATTCTGACGTTTTACCGGCGATTTCACTCCTACCGGTATGTGCGAGACACGCTAATTATTCGGCTGAACGAATCGCTTCCGAAGGAAGCAATCCTGCATATTCAGGAGCAGTTCTCCGACATCATCAGCAGCGGGTCCATCGAGCTGACCGGTCCGCTGCCGGAAGAGGGCGATGATGTCCCGGAGAAGCCACGCCTGGTGATGAACTTCAACCGGCGATCACACGGTCGCCTGCGTCAGATGATCAACTACATCAACACCGTGGGGACGCCCTCCATCGCGGCGGCGCACTGA
- a CDS encoding DUF2283 domain-containing protein — MAAKSVSIWLDPEGDFLEVIFDRSRPGYFRETKDDRIMEKIDDQGNVIGFSILKVSSIKSPSPIEFLLN, encoded by the coding sequence ATGGCCGCCAAGTCCGTAAGTATCTGGCTGGATCCCGAGGGGGATTTCCTGGAGGTCATCTTTGACCGCTCCCGCCCCGGCTACTTCCGCGAAACCAAGGACGACCGCATCATGGAGAAAATTGACGATCAGGGCAATGTCATCGGGTTCTCCATCCTCAAAGTCAGTTCCATCAAATCACCTTCCCCAATCGAATTCCTCTTGAACTGA
- a CDS encoding aspartate carbamoyltransferase catalytic subunit yields the protein MTRTQNMPEPTKRVAAAPEPDAVVWPHRHLLAIEDLSAGQIELVLNTALAFEDVSTRSVKKVPALRGRVVVNLFFEDSTRTKMSFVLAAQRLSADVLDFTAESSSLSKGESICDTVRNIEAMGVDLLIVRHSVAGTPHLIARNVSCSVINAGDGRHEHPTQGLLDIFTIRQVKGRIAGLKVAIVGDVANSRVARSNLHGLLKLGAEVTFVGPTTLVPRAFERMGAKIAHDFDKVIGQFDVINMLRIQSERISSNVFPSLQEYSRLFGLSSERMKRARPDVLVMHPGPINRGIEMSAAVADGANSAILRQVTNGLAIRMAVMFLCKQAADGAA from the coding sequence ATGACCAGGACCCAAAACATGCCCGAACCAACCAAACGCGTCGCCGCAGCACCGGAGCCTGACGCCGTCGTCTGGCCGCACAGACATCTCCTCGCCATCGAAGACCTCTCCGCCGGGCAGATCGAGCTGGTCCTCAATACGGCCCTGGCCTTCGAGGATGTCTCCACGCGCAGCGTCAAGAAAGTGCCCGCCCTGCGCGGCCGCGTCGTGGTCAATCTCTTCTTCGAGGACTCCACCCGCACGAAGATGAGCTTCGTCCTCGCCGCCCAGCGCCTCTCCGCCGACGTTCTCGACTTCACCGCCGAGTCCAGCTCCCTCTCCAAGGGCGAAAGCATCTGCGACACCGTTCGCAACATCGAGGCCATGGGCGTCGATCTGCTCATCGTCCGCCACAGTGTCGCCGGCACCCCGCACCTCATCGCCCGAAACGTGAGCTGCTCCGTCATCAACGCCGGCGACGGCCGCCACGAGCACCCCACCCAGGGCCTCCTCGATATCTTCACCATCCGCCAGGTCAAGGGGCGCATCGCCGGCCTCAAGGTCGCCATCGTCGGCGACGTCGCCAATTCCCGCGTTGCAAGGTCCAACCTCCACGGCCTGCTCAAGCTCGGCGCCGAAGTCACCTTCGTCGGGCCCACGACGCTGGTCCCCCGCGCCTTCGAGCGCATGGGCGCGAAGATCGCCCACGATTTCGACAAGGTCATCGGCCAGTTCGACGTCATCAACATGCTCCGCATCCAGAGCGAGCGCATCAGCTCCAACGTCTTCCCCAGCCTCCAGGAATACTCGCGGCTCTTCGGCCTCTCCTCCGAGCGGATGAAGCGCGCCCGGCCGGATGTGCTCGTCATGCACCCCGGCCCGATCAATCGCGGCATCGAGATGTCGGCGGCGGTGGCCGACGGCGCCAACAGCGCGATCCTGCGGCAAGTCACCAACGGCCTCGCCATCCGCATGGCCGTCATGTTCCTCTGCAAACAAGCCGCCGACGGCGCGGCCTGA
- the pyrR gene encoding bifunctional pyr operon transcriptional regulator/uracil phosphoribosyltransferase PyrR encodes MKTLLDENAIRQTLERLAGEMAASIPAGCPVGVVGIRRRGDKLARRLMPLLENCGLSNVAYGSLDITLYRDDLAEIGPSAVVRTTEIDFDVAGRFLFLIDDVIYTGRSVRAALDALIDLGRPKAIRLVVLVDRGGREYPIQPDFVGICTGSDDAHVTVSLRETDGHDLVEIVP; translated from the coding sequence ATGAAAACTCTCCTTGACGAAAACGCGATTCGGCAAACCCTTGAACGTCTTGCCGGTGAAATGGCTGCGTCCATTCCGGCCGGCTGTCCGGTCGGCGTGGTCGGCATTCGTCGCCGCGGCGATAAGCTCGCCAGACGATTGATGCCCCTTCTCGAAAACTGCGGACTATCAAACGTCGCCTATGGCTCGCTCGACATCACCCTCTATCGCGACGACCTCGCCGAGATCGGTCCCTCCGCCGTCGTCAGGACAACCGAGATCGACTTCGACGTGGCCGGCCGATTTCTCTTTCTCATCGACGACGTCATCTACACCGGCCGCAGCGTCCGCGCCGCCCTCGACGCTTTGATTGACCTCGGCCGTCCCAAGGCCATCCGGCTGGTCGTCCTCGTCGATCGCGGCGGTCGCGAATACCCGATCCAGCCCGACTTCGTCGGCATCTGCACCGGCTCCGACGATGCACATGTCACGGTGTCGCTCCGCGAAACAGACGGCCACGATCTCGTGGAGATCGTCCCATGA
- a CDS encoding efflux RND transporter periplasmic adaptor subunit, with the protein MKAIGTLIIIGVLVGGSYFGYAKFIADQQEPGFVLAPLDRGDIIQTVSATGTIEPITKVIVGSQVSGRIIRWHADFNDRVTEGFVLAEIDQDRFKTALNQATAELALARAREEEALVRFKDAQREADRIQKLSETNTASKNEFLVAQAAAEAAQAVWHGTQASVEAAQAQLNAASVDLDRTIIRSPIDGVVISRTIDVGQTVAASLQAPELFLIANKLEQMQVNANVAESDVGLIEEGKHAHFRVDAYPDRDFTGTISQIRYNATIVDAVVTYVTLIEAENDDLALRPGMTANVTFEVAKAEKAVRIPNSALRFSPIPPDASGRGGKSSRMAPSPTVWILDAKGEPQAVQVETGLSDGTYTELVGSALAEGDKVITERNWRGGRGGGRSDPSRTMR; encoded by the coding sequence ATGAAAGCCATCGGAACGCTGATAATCATTGGGGTGCTGGTGGGCGGCAGCTACTTCGGCTACGCAAAGTTCATCGCCGATCAGCAGGAACCTGGGTTTGTCCTTGCGCCGCTCGATCGCGGCGACATCATTCAGACCGTCTCGGCGACGGGGACGATCGAGCCGATTACGAAGGTGATCGTCGGCTCGCAGGTCAGCGGAAGAATCATCAGGTGGCACGCGGACTTCAACGATCGCGTGACCGAGGGCTTCGTCCTCGCCGAGATAGATCAGGATCGCTTCAAGACGGCGCTCAACCAGGCGACGGCGGAACTGGCGCTGGCCCGGGCGCGGGAGGAGGAGGCGCTGGTGCGATTCAAGGACGCGCAGCGCGAGGCCGACCGCATCCAAAAGCTGTCGGAGACCAATACCGCCAGCAAGAATGAATTCCTGGTGGCCCAGGCCGCGGCGGAGGCGGCGCAGGCGGTCTGGCACGGGACACAGGCCTCGGTGGAGGCGGCTCAGGCGCAGCTGAATGCGGCATCGGTTGATCTTGATCGCACGATCATCCGCTCGCCGATCGACGGGGTGGTCATCTCGCGGACGATCGACGTCGGGCAGACGGTGGCGGCATCGCTTCAGGCGCCCGAGCTGTTTCTGATCGCCAATAAGCTTGAGCAGATGCAAGTGAATGCCAACGTGGCCGAGTCGGACGTGGGCTTGATTGAAGAGGGCAAGCATGCCCATTTCCGGGTTGATGCCTATCCGGACCGCGATTTTACGGGGACGATTTCGCAGATTCGATACAACGCGACGATCGTCGATGCGGTGGTGACGTATGTGACGCTGATCGAGGCGGAAAACGACGATCTGGCTCTTCGGCCCGGCATGACGGCGAACGTGACATTTGAGGTCGCCAAGGCGGAGAAGGCCGTGCGGATTCCCAATTCTGCGCTTCGTTTTTCACCGATTCCGCCGGATGCCTCGGGACGAGGGGGGAAATCGAGCCGGATGGCTCCGTCGCCGACCGTATGGATTCTGGACGCCAAGGGCGAGCCTCAGGCCGTACAGGTCGAGACGGGTCTGAGCGACGGAACCTACACAGAACTCGTCGGCAGCGCGCTGGCGGAGGGCGACAAGGTCATTACGGAGCGCAACTGGCGCGGCGGGCGCGGCGGCGGTCGGTCTGATCCGTCCCGAACGATGAGGTGA
- a CDS encoding ABC transporter ATP-binding protein: protein MIRVRDMYKTYHIGEISVPAVRGVSLELLSGQFVAIMGPSGSGKSTFMHLLGCLDRCDKGQYELGGEDVTRLSKKELAALRNRKIGFVFQSFNLLSRTTVLDNVALPLSYAGVRRRERRARAAEMLTLVGLGDRMMHLSNQLSGGQQQRVAIARALITRPMILLADEPTGNLDSKTGIEIMAILQKLNRETGLTIALVTHEPDIAEYAERVVTFRDGEICSDVTNDDVRIAGH, encoded by the coding sequence ATCATCCGTGTGCGCGATATGTACAAGACCTATCACATCGGCGAGATCAGCGTGCCCGCGGTCCGCGGGGTGAGCCTGGAGCTGCTTTCGGGGCAGTTTGTCGCCATCATGGGGCCGAGCGGATCGGGCAAGTCAACCTTTATGCACTTATTGGGCTGCCTGGACCGGTGCGACAAAGGGCAATACGAACTGGGCGGGGAGGACGTCACCCGGCTGTCGAAGAAGGAGCTGGCCGCCCTGCGAAATCGCAAGATCGGCTTTGTGTTTCAGAGCTTCAATCTGCTCTCGCGGACGACGGTGCTCGACAACGTGGCATTGCCCTTGAGCTATGCAGGCGTGCGGCGCAGGGAGCGACGAGCGCGCGCGGCGGAGATGCTGACGCTCGTCGGTCTGGGCGATCGGATGATGCACCTGAGCAACCAGCTTTCCGGCGGCCAGCAACAGCGAGTGGCGATAGCGCGAGCATTGATTACGCGGCCGATGATCCTCTTGGCCGACGAGCCGACGGGCAATCTCGACAGCAAGACGGGCATTGAGATCATGGCGATTCTGCAGAAGCTCAACCGCGAGACCGGGTTGACGATCGCGCTGGTGACGCACGAGCCGGACATCGCGGAATACGCCGAGCGCGTGGTGACGTTTCGCGATGGCGAGATCTGCTCGGACGTGACGAACGACGACGTGCGGATCGCGGGCCATTGA